Below is a genomic region from Caldisalinibacter kiritimatiensis.
AAGTATCTTAAAGGTATGCCAGTAGAAGTAATAGAGGAAGCTTTAAATAATATGGAGCTTGAATTAATTGATAGTACAAAAACGAAATCTGAATTGAAATCTTATTATAATCAATGGTTAAAGTTTAATCCATCAATGATTGGTAACAAGATTCCAGATGATGATTTTTATAGTGGATTACAGAATGAATAGCATTACTAAAAGGAGTAATAAATATGATTTTAAAAGATAAAAGAATCCAGATGGTTTCTTTAGTCATTATTTTGGCTATTTGGCAACTATTATCATATATTTATCCCCCTATAATAATACCTTCATTAACTGAAGTATTTAAAATAATGATAAGCTATATTACTGATAATACTTTCATATTAGATTTATCTCTTACTATTTTTAGAGGTATATCAGCTTATTTTATAGCTATGATACTGGGGATTGGAATAGGTATTATATTATACAGTAATAAGGTTTTAAACAAAATTTTTTATCCTTATGTTGTTGTTTTTCAAAGTGTGCCTAGAATATCTTGGATACTTTTAGCTATGATGTGGTTCTCACTTAATTCTCAAATAGTTATATTTATTATTATAATAACAATTCTCCCAATAATTATATTAAATACTTTAGAAGGTCTTAACAACATTGATAATGAATTAATGGAGATGGCAGCAGTATTTAAGATAAGAAGAAAAAAAGTCATAAAAGATATTTATTTACCTTCGGTAGTTCCGTATATTTTAGCAGGTGCAAAAGTAGCTTTAGGAATTACATGGAAAACGGTAATTAT
It encodes:
- a CDS encoding ABC transporter permease, which gives rise to MILKDKRIQMVSLVIILAIWQLLSYIYPPIIIPSLTEVFKIMISYITDNTFILDLSLTIFRGISAYFIAMILGIGIGIILYSNKVLNKIFYPYVVVFQSVPRISWILLAMMWFSLNSQIVIFIIIITILPIIILNTLEGLNNIDNELMEMAAVFKIRRKKVIKDIYLPSVVPYILAGAKVALGITWKTVIMAELLTVQTGIGARMSYARDSLATDHILALTVYIVLIGYLFQFILTRVSNYVGRWKKNEGNTVKKYN